Proteins found in one Vulpes vulpes isolate BD-2025 chromosome 13, VulVul3, whole genome shotgun sequence genomic segment:
- the LOC112921749 gene encoding transmembrane epididymal protein 1-like has protein sequence MGKFIGHLYPGLYLFSYGLYQATVVSKAMIVNDSPLYLSRPPRNKGRWAGLWRISYGGLLKMVTGSILTVYVVFCLDDMMMLLDKKYPPRFLYPKEWQHLTMFILLTLNGCVDVMSRNLLPQRCVLLEKGTLVLTFYVLLLLLVSHVQDTTGIELQIHYLLILVVFLLMLVLTIELWTPDTFQLLLIEAFLFLMMGSWLMQAGFILYRPVTGYPWQDDDISDIMFVTTFFCWHVMINALCLLGIYGLSALWHRCHCPSLKLMGSKEAPYHKGTVGPLYKLLQEVEQSEKDEQALLLSKSSS, from the coding sequence ATGGGAAAGTTTATAGGTCATTTATACCCAGGGCTATATCTTTTCTCTTATGGACTGTATCAGGCCACAGTGGTCTCTAAGGCCATGATAGTCAATGACTCACCCCTCTATCTTTCACGCCCCCCCAGGAATAAGGGAAGATGGGCCGGGCTGTGGAGAATATCCTACGGAGGTTTGCTGAAGATGGTGACTGGCTCCATCTTAACAGTTTATGTGGTCTTCTGTCTTGATGATATGATGATGCTCTTGGACAAGAAGTACCCACCGAGATTTCTGTACCCCAAAGAGTGGCAGCATCTCACCATGTTCATCCTCCTCACCCTCAATGGCTGTGTAGATGTCATGAGCAGGAATTTGCTGCCTCAGAGGTGTGTGCTTCTAGAGAAAGGGACCCTGGTCCTGACCTTCTACGTGCTCCTGCTCTTGTTGGTATCACATGTCCAGGACACAACAGGGATAGAGCTTCAGATTCATTATCTGCTCATCTTGGTGGTGTTCCTATTGATGCTGGTGTTGACTATAGAGCTGTGGACTCCCGACACATTTCAACTCTTGCTGATTGAGGCTTTTCTGTTTCTGATGATGGGCTCTTGGCTGATGCAGGCTGGCTTTATTCTGTACAGGCCAGTCACTGGCTACCCATGGCAGGATGATGACATCAGTGACATCATGTTCGTCACCACCTTCTTCTGTTGGCACGTGATGATCAATGCCTTGTGTCTGCTGGGAATCTATGGCCTCTCTGCCCTCTGGCATCGTTGTCACTGCCCCAGCTTGAAGCTGATGGGATCCAAAGAAGCTCCATATCACAAGGGCACAGTAGGACCCCTGTACAAATTGCTGCAGGAAGTGgagcagtcagagaaagatgagcAGGCTCTTCTCCTTTCAAAGAGCTCTTCCTGA